One Candidatus Kuenenbacteria bacterium HGW-Kuenenbacteria-1 genomic window, TTTGTTTCTTTTGAAGGCCAAAGTCCATAAAATCCAATTCCAATTCTAACCATATCAAAATGGCTTTGAGGAAAAAGAATCGTGCCGGATGTTGCTGCCGCATGTTTTATTAATGTATTAAAACCAGCTGATTCAAAAAGTTTAATAGTTTTTTTAAATTCCTTAATTTGACATAATGTAGTAAAAGGGAATGCTGGATTTTTGGCTGACGAAAAATGAGTATAAATACCCTCAAGTGTTATTGTAAAATTTTTTGATTTTAAAATTTTTATTATTGCAGGAATTTCTGAAACGAAAAATCCTTGACGATGCATTCCAGTATCAATTTTTAAATGAATTTTTAATTTTTTATCATTTTTATTAATGCTTTTTAAATTTTTAAGAGATTGAAAATCGGCAATGGTTAAAGAAATATTATTTTTAATAGCCATGTCTATTTTATTTTGTAAGGTATAACCTAAAACTAAAATTGGTTTTTTAAGACCAGCTTCTCTTAATGTTTTAGCTTCAATAATTGAATCAACACCCAACCAATCAACACCAAAATTTTCTACCATACGAGAAAAATCAATCAAATCATGTCCATAGGCGTTTGATTTAACTACGGCCATTAAAAGACATTTAGAATTAATTAAACGTCTAAATGTGTTATAGTTATTTTTTAAAGCCTGTTGATTTATTTCAACCCATGTTCTAAAATCTTGGTTTTGAATTTCTTTATTTTTCATATAAAAAAAATTTTGACAATTGTTTTTTAACGAGATAATATTTAAATTGTTTTAATTTTATAAATTTTATATTATATTTTTAAATATGTCTATTTTATTTTGGATAATTATTAGCGCTTTTTTTATCGCTTTAATTTCTTTAATTTCTGTTTTTGCTTTATTTTTAAAAGAAAAATTTTTGGATAAAATATTGTTAATTTTGGTTGCTTTTTCAGCCGGAACTTTATTAGGTGGCGCATTTTTACATTTAATCCCAGAGGCAATAGAAAAATCTAGTAATGAAACCAATATTTTTTTATACATTCTTTTAGGATTTGTTATTTTTTTTATTTTAGAAAAATTTATTCATTGGCATCATTGTCATAAATCGCCCAAACAACATGGCGAACATGCCAAAAAACATCTATCTTCTTTAATTTTAATTAGTGATGGGATACATAATTTTATTGATGGATTAATAATTGCTGGAAGTTTTATGGTAAGTTTTAAAATAGGCATCATTGCTATAGTGGCTATTGCTTTACATGAAATACCGCAAGGAATAGGTAATTTTGGAATTTTAATTTATAGTGGGATGAAAAAAAACAAGGCCTTGCTTTTAAATTTTAGCATATCTTTAACAGTGATTCTCGGTGGTATAATTGGTTATTTTCTTTTTGAAATGATTGGGAATATCACCTCTTTTCTTTTGCCTTTTGCTGCTGGTAGTTTTATTTATATTGCTGCTTCAGATTTAATTCCTGAAATTAAAACAGAGAAAGAAATACAAAAAAATATAATTCATTTTTTTGTATTTCTTTTAGGAATTTTATTAATGTGGTTAATTTAAATTAAAGGATATATTTTATTTGACTTTTAAAATTTTTAGAATTATACTAATAAACAATGATTAGATTAACTTTATACTTTTAATTTTTTACTATGCCTAGAAAACCAAAAAGAAATATAGAAGAAAAAATTATTAAAAAAGAAAAAATAAAACCAATTCATATTTTAGAAGGGATGAAAGATATTTTACCAGAAAAACAATTAATTTGGCAATATGTGATAAAAAAAGCTCAGAAAATAGCTCAAGAATTTAATTTTAAAAGAATAGACATTCCTGTTTTAGAAGAATTATCTCTTTTTGAAAAATCAATAGGCAAAACAAGCGATATTATTCAAAAACAAAAATTTTCTTTGATTACTTTGAAAGATGAAAAAATGATTTTACGTCCTGAACTTACGACAGGAATAGTTCGAGCTTATGTTGAACATAATATGTTTGATTTGCCTCAACCAATTAAACTTTATACGATTGGTTCTTTATTTCGCGATGAAAGTTCGCAATCAGGGAAATTAAGAGAATTGCATTCATTTAATTTTGAAATTTTAGGCGAAAAAGATTCTGTTATTGATGCTCAAATTATTTTATTATCCCAGATATTTTTTCAAGAATTAAATTTAAAAACCAATATTCAAATTAATAGTTTTGGTTGTTTAGAAGATAGGCAGGATTATAAAAAAGAGTTGTTAAATTATTTTAAAAATAAGAAAAAATTACTTTGTTCTAATTGTAAATTAAAATTAAATAGAGATAAAGATATTTTTAAAATTTTAGATTGTAAAGAAGAAGATTGTCAAAAAGTAATAAATCAGGCGCCTCAATTGGTTAATCGATTATGCGAGGGATGTAAAAATCATTTTACAAAAGTTTTAGAACATTTAGATGAATTAGATATTGCTTATTCT contains:
- a CDS encoding histidine--tRNA ligase, with the protein product MPRKPKRNIEEKIIKKEKIKPIHILEGMKDILPEKQLIWQYVIKKAQKIAQEFNFKRIDIPVLEELSLFEKSIGKTSDIIQKQKFSLITLKDEKMILRPELTTGIVRAYVEHNMFDLPQPIKLYTIGSLFRDESSQSGKLRELHSFNFEILGEKDSVIDAQIILLSQIFFQELNLKTNIQINSFGCLEDRQDYKKELLNYFKNKKKLLCSNCKLKLNRDKDIFKILDCKEEDCQKVINQAPQLVNRLCEGCKNHFTKVLEHLDELDIAYSFNPYLIPELDYYTRTVFEIFIQNQENKEDNQKVVLGKGGRYNNLVEILGGNTTSACGCGIELEKVVLKIEEQNSIRQLIDKKEDNCDVFIAQLGETAKRKALKLFENFRKSKIKVIENLAKNRLSDQLELAQKHKAIFTLILGQKEVLEGTILIRDMESGIQEAIDIQKIIPEITKRLEKKKKEMLE
- a CDS encoding ZIP family metal transporter gives rise to the protein MSILFWIIISAFFIALISLISVFALFLKEKFLDKILLILVAFSAGTLLGGAFLHLIPEAIEKSSNETNIFLYILLGFVIFFILEKFIHWHHCHKSPKQHGEHAKKHLSSLILISDGIHNFIDGLIIAGSFMVSFKIGIIAIVAIALHEIPQGIGNFGILIYSGMKKNKALLLNFSISLTVILGGIIGYFLFEMIGNITSFLLPFAAGSFIYIAASDLIPEIKTEKEIQKNIIHFFVFLLGILLMWLI
- the alr gene encoding alanine racemase yields the protein MKNKEIQNQDFRTWVEINQQALKNNYNTFRRLINSKCLLMAVVKSNAYGHDLIDFSRMVENFGVDWLGVDSIIEAKTLREAGLKKPILVLGYTLQNKIDMAIKNNISLTIADFQSLKNLKSINKNDKKLKIHLKIDTGMHRQGFFVSEIPAIIKILKSKNFTITLEGIYTHFSSAKNPAFPFTTLCQIKEFKKTIKLFESAGFNTLIKHAAATSGTILFPQSHFDMVRIGIGFYGLWPSKETKEAFKRKNKLQPVLSWKTIISQIKKLPKGSSVGYDLTETLHRPSKIAILPIGYWHGFSRSFSSIGKVLINGNEAKIIGRVSMNMISIDVTNIKNVKIGDKVIIIGNSGKLEISADEMAHLSDTSNYEIVTRINPLIKRIIV